A section of the Anabaena cylindrica PCC 7122 genome encodes:
- a CDS encoding SGNH/GDSL hydrolase family protein has product MKKQVVAAGFVIFSFMLPLKASAASFSQIIAFGDSTVDNGNTFKFTEAAIGFGIPPLPYFQGRFSNGPVWVEYLAGNLGLTETNYAFGGATTSTVNTINTQFDNPLTPVIENPLNLPGLTQQIEAFKGTNSQADKNALYIISAGANDYLGEGNTDFTQIVNNLTSAITSLASIGAKNFLVANLPNLGDVPLTNGSANSDGLNFLTGLHNSTLSEALNGLNQQQPSLNITLFDVNSLVNSAIALPGEFGLQNVTDACFNSDAKTLCNNPDEYLFWDQLHPTTYMHSIVARGAEESLKEIPEPSATLGMLALGALGATGVMKRKQKALNSINRVLAGQSSRTTIES; this is encoded by the coding sequence ATGAAAAAACAAGTTGTAGCGGCCGGGTTTGTTATTTTCTCTTTCATGTTGCCACTGAAAGCTTCAGCAGCATCTTTTAGTCAAATTATTGCTTTTGGAGACAGCACTGTTGATAATGGCAATACATTCAAATTCACCGAAGCAGCTATAGGATTTGGAATACCCCCGTTGCCCTACTTTCAAGGGCGTTTTTCTAATGGGCCAGTCTGGGTAGAATACCTGGCAGGGAATCTAGGTTTAACAGAAACTAACTATGCATTTGGTGGCGCTACTACTAGTACTGTTAACACCATTAACACCCAGTTTGATAATCCTTTAACCCCAGTTATTGAGAATCCCTTAAATTTACCAGGTTTGACACAACAAATTGAGGCTTTTAAGGGAACTAATTCGCAAGCTGATAAAAACGCCTTATACATAATATCGGCAGGTGCTAATGATTATCTTGGTGAAGGAAACACAGATTTTACTCAAATAGTTAATAATTTGACGAGTGCTATTACTTCACTTGCTTCTATTGGTGCTAAAAATTTCTTAGTAGCTAATTTACCTAATTTGGGTGATGTTCCTTTGACTAATGGGAGTGCTAATTCTGATGGACTCAACTTTTTAACTGGATTGCATAATTCGACTTTAAGCGAGGCTCTCAATGGTTTGAATCAGCAGCAACCAAGCCTGAATATCACTCTTTTTGATGTTAATTCTTTAGTAAATAGTGCTATCGCATTACCAGGAGAATTTGGTTTACAAAATGTGACTGACGCTTGTTTTAACAGCGATGCTAAAACACTTTGTAACAACCCAGACGAGTATTTATTTTGGGATCAATTGCATCCTACAACCTATATGCACAGCATAGTAGCAAGAGGAGCGGAAGAATCACTGAAAGAGATTCCTGAACCTTCAGCAACTTTGGGAATGTTGGCACTGGGGGCTTTGGGTGCGACAGGAGTTATGAAGCGCAAACAAAAGGCGCTTAATTCAATAAATCGGGTTCTTGCCGGACAATCATCTCGTACAACGATTGAAAGCTAA
- a CDS encoding class II aldolase/adducin family protein → MIQIPTFNSVVEQRLYLQQRLAAGFRLFSRFGFDEGVAGHITARDPENPQNFWVNPFGMHFGLIRVSDLILVNHQGEVIYGNSPVNQAAFAIHSQVHAARPDVIAAAHAHSIYGKSWSSLGRLLDPITQDACAFYQDHSLFDDYTGVVLDPKEGQRIAQTLGQNKALILKNHGLLTVGHTVDEAVWWFITMERSCQAQLLAEAAGKPSFIKPEYASLTQSQVGSHELGWFSFQSLYEMIVRQEPDLLN, encoded by the coding sequence ATGATCCAAATACCAACTTTTAATTCTGTTGTAGAACAACGGCTATATCTTCAGCAGCGCCTAGCTGCTGGATTTCGCTTATTTTCTCGGTTTGGTTTTGATGAGGGTGTTGCTGGTCATATTACCGCGCGCGACCCCGAAAATCCTCAAAATTTTTGGGTTAATCCCTTTGGAATGCACTTTGGTTTAATTCGAGTGAGCGACCTCATTTTAGTTAATCATCAAGGTGAGGTAATTTATGGTAATAGTCCAGTAAATCAGGCAGCTTTCGCTATTCATTCCCAAGTTCATGCAGCCCGTCCTGATGTCATTGCAGCGGCTCATGCCCATTCTATCTACGGTAAAAGCTGGTCAAGTCTTGGCCGTCTGCTTGACCCCATTACCCAAGATGCTTGCGCTTTTTACCAAGACCATAGCCTGTTTGATGACTACACAGGTGTTGTTCTCGACCCTAAAGAAGGTCAACGTATTGCTCAAACTCTAGGTCAAAATAAAGCTCTCATTCTCAAAAATCATGGACTACTGACGGTTGGTCACACAGTTGATGAGGCTGTTTGGTGGTTCATCACAATGGAGCGTTCTTGCCAAGCTCAATTATTAGCGGAAGCGGCTGGGAAACCTAGCTTTATCAAACCAGAGTATGCTAGTTTGACTCAGAGCCAGGTTGGTTCCCATGAATTAGGCTGGTTTAGCTTTCAATCGTTGTACGAGATGATTGTCCGGCAAGAACCCGATTTATTGAATTAA
- a CDS encoding pentapeptide repeat-containing protein yields MNANELLKQYANGETKFIEADLNGVNLFGADLIGIRLSRADLCNTILIFSYLNRAILDRANLICAKLSGANLNQASLISTNLHDADLHGASLQGADLRNANLTLADLRDVNLMDADLRGADLSGANLKGACLRGANLREEKRTYSAILRGANLSKADLRGTNLTGADLAKVDLSGANLSEAMLRNADLSDANLSEAILNQTGLSDTNLERANLKGANMINARLERSNLNEAELTGVNLYGAIMPDAKLTRAKLSRANLSFARLSRVDLSRAILREANLTETDLVDAYLAKTDLTGANLSQANLIRAEISSTNLTGADLTGAVMPDGKINY; encoded by the coding sequence ATGAATGCTAATGAACTTCTTAAGCAATATGCAAATGGAGAAACAAAATTTATCGAGGCTGACTTAAATGGGGTCAATTTATTTGGAGCAGACTTGATTGGTATACGTTTAAGTCGGGCAGATTTATGTAATACCATCCTAATTTTTAGCTATCTCAATAGGGCAATTCTAGATAGGGCAAATCTCATTTGTGCAAAACTAAGTGGTGCGAACCTAAATCAGGCAAGTTTAATCAGTACGAACTTACATGATGCGGATTTGCATGGTGCAAGTTTACAGGGTGCTGATTTGCGTAATGCGAATTTAACTTTAGCGGATTTGCGGGATGTTAACTTAATGGATGCAGATCTGCGTGGTGCAGATCTAAGTGGTGCTAACCTAAAAGGTGCTTGTTTACGTGGTGCGAACTTGCGAGAAGAAAAAAGAACTTACAGCGCTATTCTTCGAGGTGCTAACCTCAGTAAAGCTGATCTGCGAGGAACCAATTTAACTGGTGCAGACTTAGCTAAAGTTGATCTTAGTGGTGCGAACTTGAGTGAGGCAATGCTGCGTAATGCCGATTTGAGTGATGCTAACTTGAGTGAAGCTATTTTGAATCAGACAGGTTTGAGTGATACTAACCTGGAGCGTGCTAATTTGAAAGGTGCCAACATGATCAATGCCAGATTGGAACGGTCAAACCTGAATGAAGCCGAACTTACAGGTGTTAATTTGTATGGTGCAATTATGCCAGATGCTAAACTAACTAGAGCCAAGTTGAGTCGAGCAAATTTGAGTTTTGCCAGGTTGAGTAGAGTTGATTTAAGTCGAGCTATCCTGCGTGAGGCTAACCTAACGGAAACTGACTTAGTTGATGCCTATCTTGCTAAAACAGACTTAACAGGTGCTAATTTAAGTCAAGCGAATTTGATCAGAGCAGAAATTAGCAGTACAAATTTGACCGGTGCCGATTTAACTGGCGCAGTAATGCCTGATGGTAAAATTAATTACTAA
- the glgP gene encoding alpha-glucan family phosphorylase produces MQPIRTFNVSPSLPQRLEPLRKLAYNLHFDWNVESKDLFRRLDTDLWESSRHNPVLMLGTISQARLLEVVEDEGFLAQMDRAARQLEDYLQERTWYHKQRGQNPKECYAYFSAEFGLVDCLPVYSGGLGVLAGDHLKSASDLGLPLVGVGLLYQQGYFAQYLNADGWQQERYPINDFYNMPLHLERNPDGSELRIEVDYPGRKVYARVWRVQVGTVPLYMLDTNIEPNKAYDHDITDQLYGGDIDMRIHQEIMLGIGGVQMLKALGYDVTAYHMNEGHAAFSALERIRVLIQEEGLSYAQAKQVVSSSNIFTTHTPVPAGIDLFAPDKVLYYLGYYADIFGLPKEQFLGLGRENTGDLSGPFSMAVLALKMATFSNGVAQLHGVVSRQMFQGLWKKVPVEEVPIAAITNGVHARSCVAKSTQELYDRYLGPNWSSAPPDNQLWERMDSIPDEELWRNHERCRLDMVLYVREHLVKHLRDRGASASEIAQAQEVLDPNVLTIGFARRFATYKRATLWMRDLDRIKRILLSNKHRKVQFVIAGKAHPKDIPGKELIRDINHFIHEQNLEKQVVFVPNYDIHIARLMVAGCDIWLNTPRRPREASGTSGMKAAMNGLPNLSVLDGWWDEADYVRTGWAIGHGENYEDPNYQDEVEANALYELLEKEVVPLFYDHRDEDGLPRPWVAKMKDAIRLNCPFFNTARMVREYAQRAYFPASDRYHTLTVDNYAPAKELAAWKAKLGQQWFNIKIKDIDVSAASDIEVNQTVAVKAKVDLATLKKDDVRVELYQGSIDANGDIVNAVPVVMDYQGEDNQGLSIYTVDITYTTSGLQGLSLRVLPQNPYLSSPYEPRLIAWAE; encoded by the coding sequence ATGCAGCCAATTCGCACGTTTAACGTTTCACCTTCACTACCGCAGCGACTAGAACCCTTGCGGAAACTGGCATACAATCTGCACTTTGATTGGAATGTTGAGAGTAAAGACTTATTTCGTCGCTTAGATACTGACTTGTGGGAATCAAGTCGGCATAACCCAGTGTTGATGCTGGGTACTATTAGCCAAGCACGGCTATTAGAAGTCGTAGAAGATGAAGGCTTCTTAGCGCAAATGGATCGGGCTGCGCGTCAATTAGAAGATTATTTGCAAGAACGGACTTGGTATCACAAACAGCGCGGTCAGAACCCAAAAGAATGCTACGCTTATTTTTCGGCTGAGTTTGGACTAGTAGATTGTCTACCCGTCTATTCTGGCGGTTTGGGTGTACTGGCAGGAGATCACCTCAAGTCTGCTAGTGATTTGGGATTACCTCTCGTTGGTGTGGGTTTACTCTACCAACAAGGTTACTTTGCCCAGTATCTCAATGCTGATGGTTGGCAGCAAGAACGCTACCCCATCAATGATTTTTATAATATGCCTTTGCATTTGGAACGTAATCCTGATGGCTCAGAGCTACGGATTGAGGTAGATTATCCAGGACGCAAGGTATACGCTAGGGTGTGGCGTGTACAAGTGGGAACAGTGCCACTGTATATGCTGGATACCAATATTGAACCGAACAAGGCCTATGACCACGACATTACAGATCAGCTGTATGGTGGTGATATAGATATGCGTATCCACCAGGAAATTATGCTGGGGATTGGTGGTGTGCAAATGTTGAAAGCTTTGGGCTATGATGTCACCGCTTACCACATGAATGAAGGTCATGCAGCTTTTTCTGCCTTAGAACGTATTCGCGTTTTGATTCAAGAAGAAGGCTTAAGTTATGCTCAAGCTAAACAAGTGGTGTCTTCTAGTAATATTTTTACTACCCACACTCCTGTACCAGCGGGCATTGATTTATTTGCGCCCGACAAAGTTTTGTATTATTTGGGTTACTACGCAGATATCTTTGGTTTACCTAAAGAGCAATTTTTAGGATTGGGAAGGGAAAATACTGGAGATTTATCTGGGCCTTTCAGTATGGCGGTGTTGGCACTGAAGATGGCAACATTTTCTAATGGTGTGGCACAGCTACATGGTGTGGTATCGCGGCAAATGTTCCAAGGTTTGTGGAAAAAAGTTCCTGTGGAGGAAGTGCCGATCGCAGCAATAACTAATGGGGTTCATGCTCGCAGTTGTGTTGCGAAGTCTACTCAGGAGTTGTACGATCGCTATCTTGGCCCAAATTGGTCATCGGCACCACCAGATAATCAGTTGTGGGAACGGATGGATTCTATTCCCGATGAGGAGTTATGGCGCAATCACGAACGCTGCCGTTTGGACATGGTTCTCTATGTGCGGGAGCATTTGGTGAAGCATTTACGCGATCGCGGTGCTTCAGCTTCAGAAATCGCCCAAGCTCAAGAAGTACTTGATCCTAACGTTTTAACTATTGGCTTTGCCCGTCGCTTTGCTACCTACAAACGCGCTACTTTATGGATGCGTGATTTGGACAGAATCAAACGGATTTTGTTGAGTAACAAACACCGGAAAGTGCAGTTTGTGATTGCTGGGAAAGCACACCCCAAAGATATCCCCGGTAAAGAATTGATTCGGGATATCAATCACTTCATCCACGAACAAAACTTAGAAAAACAGGTGGTGTTTGTTCCTAACTACGATATTCACATTGCCCGCTTGATGGTTGCAGGTTGTGATATCTGGTTAAATACCCCCCGTCGTCCCCGTGAAGCTTCTGGTACTAGCGGCATGAAGGCAGCTATGAATGGCTTGCCAAATTTAAGCGTACTCGATGGCTGGTGGGATGAGGCTGATTATGTCCGCACCGGTTGGGCAATTGGACATGGTGAAAATTACGAAGATCCTAATTATCAGGATGAGGTAGAAGCCAACGCTCTCTATGAGTTATTAGAGAAAGAAGTTGTACCTCTATTCTATGACCATCGTGATGAAGATGGTTTACCCCGTCCTTGGGTAGCTAAAATGAAAGATGCAATTCGTTTGAATTGTCCTTTCTTTAATACAGCCCGCATGGTGCGGGAGTATGCACAACGAGCTTATTTTCCAGCAAGCGATCGCTATCACACCCTCACCGTTGATAACTACGCCCCAGCGAAAGAATTAGCAGCCTGGAAAGCAAAACTAGGTCAACAGTGGTTTAACATCAAAATCAAAGATATTGATGTATCCGCAGCATCGGATATTGAAGTTAATCAAACCGTTGCTGTTAAAGCCAAAGTTGATTTAGCAACTTTGAAAAAAGATGACGTGCGTGTGGAATTATACCAAGGTTCCATTGATGCAAACGGCGATATTGTTAACGCTGTACCAGTGGTAATGGATTATCAAGGAGAAGATAATCAAGGGTTGAGTATTTACACAGTAGATATCACCTACACCACATCTGGTTTACAAGGCTTATCTTTGCGTGTATTACCACAAAATCCATACCTTTCTAGTCCTTATGAACCCAGGCTAATCGCTTGGGCTGAATAG
- a CDS encoding CHAT domain-containing protein yields MDEKRLQAYQQLIQQLLSCPSQEEAEIILAANTELLDAGFLQVVVGVAGMFTQQGKENTANWFIALASQLSQALNIPLDTNTPEAEIETHSQCLLEVLQATAESQGNPQVVYSLLAANTDKLNLTFAQLLRAWATKALEEKPDMAENIAEIIFRFSSLIQQFPLGNKANNMEIGITGHEIALTIYTRQTSAKNWAITQNNLGIAYLYRIRGDKAENLENAIAAFTQALEVRTRTDVPVDWAMTQNNLGTAYLYRIRGDKAENLENAINAYKKALEVRTRNDFPVDWADTQNNLGIAYFDRIKGDKAENLENAIAAFTQALEVRTRTDFPVDWAMTQNHLGNAYFNRIRGDKAENLENAINAYKKALEVRTRSDFPEKWAMTQNNLGNAYSERIKGDKAENLENAINAYKKALEVRTRSDFPKKWAMTQNNLGAAYADRIRGDKAKNLENAINAYKKALEVRTRSDFPVDWADTQNNLGAAYADRIRGDKAENLENAINAYKKALEVRTRSDFPVDWADTQNNLGIAYWDRIRGDKAENLENAIAAYTQALEVRTRTDFPQNNAEILLNLGRLYQESQQFNLAYDTFKSAIATIEDLRGEIISGEESKRKQAEKWNKLFRRMVEVCLALGRETEAITYIERSKTRNLVEQIFNRDLKTIFPSNVVIQLEQLRDEIASGQNLLQTGKAENAISLAQHLQKLRQQRQKFQDEYLPIGSSFKFTSLEKIVDQETTIIEWYIATNKIFAFVIQPGGKEMRIWRSSSADFDALFDWDNKYVNDYKQKKAAWKDQLDQNLQNLAEILHLEEILNLVPSECEKLILIPHLFLHLFPLHALPVKNSYLMDLFPQGVGYVPSCQLLQQLQLRQYNDFQSLFAMQTPTEDLYEKDLGAVAAIKRQFNQSYVLKKDKAKESAIIPVTENLIQANNLFFFCHGGFNANSPLESGLQLADEVLTLADIIAHIKLENCRLVTLAACETGMIDGDNISDEYIGLPSGFLLAGSTNVVSSLWTVSATATALLMVKFYEELKHQNNIVLALQTAQKWLRDTSITDFKQWLQKSSLTFAYQSEISKYFDIIEQKNGENYQPFSLPVYWSAFCCIGKGV; encoded by the coding sequence ATGGATGAAAAGCGTCTCCAGGCATATCAACAGCTAATTCAACAACTGCTTAGTTGCCCTAGTCAGGAAGAAGCGGAAATAATATTAGCAGCTAACACCGAATTACTCGATGCTGGCTTTTTACAGGTGGTGGTAGGGGTAGCAGGGATGTTTACCCAACAAGGAAAGGAAAATACGGCTAATTGGTTTATTGCTTTAGCATCTCAACTGAGTCAAGCGTTAAATATACCCCTAGATACAAATACCCCAGAAGCAGAAATAGAAACTCATTCACAATGTTTATTAGAAGTATTACAAGCAACCGCAGAAAGTCAAGGTAATCCGCAGGTAGTTTACTCCTTACTGGCAGCGAATACAGATAAACTCAATCTGACTTTTGCTCAATTATTGCGTGCCTGGGCAACAAAAGCACTAGAAGAAAAACCAGACATGGCAGAAAATATTGCTGAAATAATTTTTCGATTTAGTAGTTTAATTCAGCAATTTCCTTTGGGTAACAAAGCCAATAATATGGAAATTGGTATTACTGGCCATGAAATAGCTTTAACTATTTATACCCGTCAAACTTCCGCAAAAAATTGGGCAATTACGCAAAATAATCTGGGGATTGCCTACTTATACAGAATCAGGGGAGATAAAGCCGAAAATCTGGAAAATGCGATCGCTGCTTTTACTCAAGCTTTAGAAGTGAGAACCCGCACCGATGTTCCTGTAGATTGGGCAATGACGCAAAATAATCTGGGGACTGCCTACTTATACAGAATCAGGGGAGATAAAGCCGAAAATCTGGAAAATGCGATTAATGCTTATAAAAAGGCTTTAGAAGTGAGAACCCGCAACGATTTTCCTGTAGATTGGGCAGATACACAAAATAATCTGGGGATTGCCTACTTTGACAGAATTAAGGGAGATAAAGCCGAAAATCTGGAAAATGCGATCGCTGCTTTTACTCAAGCTTTAGAAGTGAGAACCCGCACCGATTTTCCTGTAGATTGGGCAATGACGCAAAATCATCTGGGGAATGCCTACTTTAATAGAATCAGGGGAGATAAAGCTGAAAATCTGGAAAATGCGATTAATGCTTATAAAAAGGCTTTAGAAGTGAGAACCCGTAGCGATTTTCCTGAAAAATGGGCAATGACGCAAAATAATCTGGGGAATGCCTACTCTGAAAGAATCAAGGGAGATAAAGCCGAAAATCTGGAAAATGCGATTAATGCTTATAAAAAGGCTTTAGAAGTGAGAACACGCAGCGATTTTCCTAAAAAATGGGCAATGACGCAAAATAATCTGGGGGCTGCCTACGCTGACAGAATCAGAGGAGATAAAGCCAAAAATCTGGAAAATGCGATTAATGCTTATAAAAAGGCTTTAGAAGTGAGAACCCGCAGCGATTTTCCTGTAGATTGGGCAGATACGCAAAATAATCTGGGGGCTGCCTACGCTGACAGAATCAGGGGAGATAAAGCCGAAAATCTGGAAAATGCGATTAATGCTTATAAAAAGGCTTTAGAAGTAAGAACCCGCAGCGATTTTCCTGTAGATTGGGCAGATACGCAAAATAATCTGGGGATTGCCTACTGGGACAGAATCAGGGGAGACAAAGCGGAGAATCTGGAAAATGCGATCGCTGCTTATACTCAAGCTTTAGAAGTGAGAACCCGCACCGATTTTCCGCAGAATAATGCCGAAATTTTATTAAATTTGGGTAGGCTTTATCAAGAATCACAACAGTTCAATTTAGCTTACGATACTTTTAAATCTGCCATTGCCACAATTGAAGATTTACGCGGGGAAATTATTTCTGGGGAAGAAAGTAAACGCAAACAAGCAGAGAAATGGAATAAACTTTTTAGACGCATGGTGGAAGTTTGTTTAGCACTGGGTAGAGAAACAGAAGCCATCACCTATATTGAACGCAGTAAAACCCGCAATTTAGTAGAACAAATTTTCAACCGTGACTTAAAAACTATTTTTCCTTCAAATGTTGTCATCCAACTAGAACAACTGCGAGATGAAATAGCGAGTGGACAGAATTTATTGCAAACCGGTAAAGCTGAAAATGCTATATCTTTAGCGCAACATCTCCAGAAATTACGACAACAACGCCAAAAATTTCAAGATGAATATTTACCGATTGGTTCTAGTTTTAAATTTACATCATTAGAGAAAATAGTTGATCAGGAGACGACAATTATTGAATGGTATATTGCAACTAATAAAATTTTTGCTTTTGTGATTCAACCAGGAGGTAAAGAAATGAGAATTTGGCGATCTTCATCAGCAGATTTTGATGCCCTATTTGATTGGGATAATAAATATGTAAATGATTATAAACAAAAAAAAGCAGCATGGAAAGATCAGTTAGATCAAAATTTACAGAATCTAGCGGAAATATTACATCTTGAAGAAATATTAAATCTAGTTCCATCAGAATGTGAAAAACTGATTTTAATTCCCCATCTTTTCTTACACCTTTTCCCTCTCCATGCGTTACCTGTAAAAAATTCTTATTTAATGGATTTATTTCCTCAAGGTGTGGGTTATGTTCCCAGTTGTCAATTATTACAACAGTTACAACTGCGTCAATATAATGATTTCCAATCTTTATTTGCTATGCAAACACCCACAGAAGATTTATATGAAAAAGATTTAGGTGCAGTTGCAGCGATTAAAAGACAATTTAATCAAAGTTATGTTTTGAAAAAAGACAAAGCAAAAGAATCAGCAATTATTCCAGTTACTGAAAACCTGATTCAAGCTAACAACCTGTTTTTCTTCTGTCATGGTGGTTTTAATGCTAATTCTCCCCTGGAATCGGGTTTACAATTAGCTGATGAAGTTTTAACTTTAGCTGATATCATCGCTCACATTAAACTAGAAAATTGTCGTTTAGTCACCCTCGCTGCTTGTGAAACTGGCATGATAGATGGTGACAATATTAGTGATGAATATATTGGTTTACCTAGTGGTTTTTTGTTGGCTGGTAGCACCAATGTGGTTAGCAGTTTATGGACTGTGAGTGCGACAGCTACGGCTTTATTAATGGTGAAATTTTATGAGGAATTAAAACATCAAAATAATATTGTCTTGGCTTTACAAACCGCCCAAAAATGGTTAAGAGATACAAGTATTACAGATTTTAAACAATGGTTACAGAAATCATCATTAACTTTTGCTTATCAATCAGAAATAAGCAAATATTTTGATATAATCGAACAGAAAAATGGTGAAAATTATCAACCTTTTTCATTACCTGTTTATTGGTCTGCATTTTGTTGTATTGGTAAAGGAGTTTAA
- a CDS encoding DUF429 domain-containing protein, producing the protein MKFVGIDFGWKSQPSGLCCLELIDEKLQLLNLDRQEAIADILTWIDKNVQADENAIIAVDAPTLIPNFTGSRLPDKLSHKYFGKYHAGCYPANQNLPFAERTINFGLELETRGFAHAPSIEPQKPNRYQIEVFPHPAIVNLFKLERILKYKKGRISDRRSELIKLYNYIIEILPSIPPYLCSSAFICGSFPSEIPHTGAALKATEDKLDSLICAYVAAYWWYWGEERNLVLGDLTTGYIVIPERIGN; encoded by the coding sequence ATGAAATTCGTCGGCATTGATTTTGGCTGGAAATCCCAACCCAGTGGACTATGCTGCTTAGAACTGATAGATGAAAAACTGCAACTACTAAATTTAGATCGCCAAGAAGCGATTGCAGACATCCTCACTTGGATAGATAAAAATGTACAAGCAGATGAAAATGCAATTATCGCTGTAGATGCACCCACCCTGATCCCCAATTTTACAGGGAGTCGTTTACCAGATAAACTTAGTCATAAATACTTTGGCAAATATCACGCCGGTTGTTATCCCGCCAACCAAAACTTACCATTTGCCGAACGAACAATCAACTTTGGCTTAGAATTAGAAACCCGTGGTTTTGCACACGCACCAAGCATCGAACCGCAAAAACCCAACAGATATCAAATCGAAGTTTTCCCCCACCCAGCCATAGTAAATCTATTTAAATTAGAACGCATCCTCAAATACAAAAAAGGACGAATTAGCGATCGCCGTTCAGAACTAATCAAACTATATAATTACATCATAGAAATACTTCCCAGCATCCCACCTTATCTGTGTTCATCTGCGTTCATCTGCGGTTCGTTTCCTTCCGAAATCCCCCATACAGGTGCAGCACTCAAAGCCACAGAAGATAAACTAGATAGCCTAATTTGTGCTTATGTAGCTGCTTACTGGTGGTATTGGGGAGAAGAACGCAACCTAGTTTTAGGAGATTTAACCACAGGTTATATTGTTATACCAGAGAGAATTGGTAACTAA